TTGCCCCCTTTGTCGCCAAGAATTTTTTATGGGTTTTCCATCAACAAATTGCCATAAAAAATCGCTGAAGCTTTCTGTTTCTTTAATTTTTAAAAAAGCTTTGGCGTTGCTTATGGTCGATTCAATTTTTAAACGATTGCGGATAATTTCTGGATTTTGACATAATTTATCAATATCCTTTTGGGTAAATTTACTTATTTTATGGGCATCAAAATTCAAAAAATGTTTTTGATAGGCCTTTCTTTTTTTGAGCACAGTCTCCCAACTTAATCCTGCTTGGGCACCTTCTAGAATAATCATTTCAAAAAGCTTTTGATCATCATAAATGGGTACACCCCATTCATGATCATGATAATCAATATAAAGTTGATTATCTAAATTAACCCAAAAACATCTTTTTTGTTGTGTTGGCATGTGTTAATGACCATGTGATCAAAATATATAATGGTGGACACGACTGGGATCGAACCAGTGACCCCCACGATGTCAACGTGGTGCTCTGCCGCTGAGCTACGTGTCCTTTCATAAATTCGCATAGCATGGCTTTATGTGCTTGGCAAGTAAGCAATAAAAAGATAAGCTTATTTTACCGTGTCTATTTTTATTGGTCAAATCTACAATCAACTTTTACCCTATAGTTTTAAAGGTTTCCATGATCGAACTTTACAGTTGGCCCACCCCCAATGGCCATAAAATTCATATTGCCCTAGAAGAATTAAATTTATCCTATAATCTTCATCCCATTGATATTACCAAGGGTGATCAATTTAAATCTGATTTTCTTAAAATAAACCCTAATAACAAAATTCCTGCCTTGGTTGATTCAGATGGCCCCAACCAAAAACCCATTGCCATTTTTGAATCCGGCGCCATTTTAATTTATCTGGCCGAAAAAACAGGGAAGCTTTTGTCAGAGGATCCTATTCAAAGGATAACAACACTTCAATGGTTGATGTTCCAAATGGGGGGCGTTGGACCGATGTTAGGACAAATTCATCATTTCCGTCATTATGCCCCCGAATCTATTCCCTATGCGATTGATCGCTATACGAATGAAGGTAAAAGACTTTATAAAGTATTAGATCAAAGGCTAGGATCACATGAATTTTTGGCCGATGATTATTCTATTGCGGATATTGCCACCTTTCCTTGGATAAAATTATGGCCAAGACAAGACATTAATATTAATGAATTTCCAAATCTAAAACGATGGCATGATCAAATTAATAATCGCCCGGCTGTTCAAAAAGGATTAAAAGTTTTTGAATAATTTAAATAATAAAATTTTATTTAAATAAAAATCCCTCAAGTTTTTGCTTAACCTCTGGCCATTCTGGTTGAATAATGCTGAAATAAACAACATTCACATATTCACCATCTTTCTGAGCCACCCAGCGAAATTCACCCTCTTTCTTAGCACCAAGACGTAAAATGGCCTGTTGAGAACGATGGTTAAAAGACATTGTTTTAAAAACAACGCGGACAAATTGTAAATCTTCAAAACAATGTTTTAATAACAAAAATTTGCATTCAGTGTTAACTTTTGTACGCATAACCTCTGGAGAAATTGTTGTCCATCCAATTTCCAAAAATTTTCCTTGGGTTGAAATATCAGCAAAACGTGTTGTTCCCACAATTTTATTAAGTTCCATATCAAAAATTGTAAAAGGAATAATTTCTTTCTTTGCAACACCGGCCAGGGCAATTTCCATATAATTCTTTAAATCTTCTTTGGTTTGGACCTTTTCAACCCGATATTTCCAGGTATCTTGCCACTTATTATCAGCAAGTATTGCTGTATAAAGGTCATCCAGATGATTAATATCCATAGGAATTAAATGCACCCTTGACCCTTTTAATGAAACAGAACCGATTTCCATAATATCTACCCAACTATAATTTTAAAAATGTAGCGATTATTCGTTAGTATACATTAAAATACATATTTGTGTAAAAGCATTGACAATATAATCATTTGCCCTTTAAAAATAGAACAGCATACGTCGTGACTAATAAAGCTGCTCATTAATTCTGCGGAGGGGTGGCCGAGTGGCTGAAGGCGACGGTTTGCTAAACCGTTATAGGGATAAAACCCTATCGAGGGTTCGAATCCCTCTCCCTCCGCCATTATTTGAACTGCCATTATTTGAACAATAAAATTCATTATTAACAACGCCTTGTTAATCAACATCCATTATTTTTATATAAATAGGAAGGACAATTATGAAGAAGAACACAATCTGTCTTTGGTATAATCATAATGCTGAAGAAGCCGCAAAATTCTATGCCAAAGTTTTTCCAGATAGTACTGTTGGCGCGATATGTCGTGCACCATCCGATTTTCCAGGTGGTAAAGCAGGCGATGTTTTGACCGTTGAGTTCACTGTATGTGACATACCATGCCTTGGCCTTAATGGTGGTGACATGTTTAAGCACAATGAAGCCTTCTCTTTTCAAATAGCAACCGAAAATCAAAAAGAAACGGATCTTTATTGGAATGCTATTGTTAACAACGGTGGTACTGAAAGCGTATGTGGTTGGTGTAAAGATAAATGGGGTATATCATGGCAAATTACACCACGTGTTTTAACCGACGCCATGGCACAAGGTGGTGATGTCGCAAAACGCGCGTTCAAAGCAATGATGGATATGCAGAAAATTGATGTTGCAAAAATCGAAGCAGCAATACGCGGTTAAGCGTTTTGATATAGAAAGCAGTACTTAAATCTATAGTATAGACAATTATAATTAAGATAGAGCAAAATCCACAGCAGCCTGTGCATGGAGCAAGGTGGTATCAAAAACAGGTACAGATACATCTTCCTGTTTAATGAGCATACCGATTTCTGTACACCCAAGAATAATTCCTTCCGCACCCTGTCCAATCAATTCATTGATAATTTCAATATATTGGGTTTTAGATTTTTCATTCACAATACCATGGCATAATTCATTATAAATAATGTCATGAATTATTGTGCGTTCCATATCATTGGGAGTAATGGTTTTAATGCCATTTTTTAATAGGCAATTTTTATAAAAATCTTGTTCCATAGTAAAACGTGTGGCCAATAATCCAACCTCTTTTACTTGTCGGGGTTTAATTACAACAGCTGTGGCATCAGCAATATGGATCAAGGGCAAATCTGTTTCTTGTTCAATTGCGTCCACCATTTTATGCATGGTATTGGTACAAATCACCAAAGCATCTGCCCCCGCTTTTTTAAGACGTAATCCAGCATCAATCATTAAATTTGTTGCATGATCCCAATTTCCTGCAGATTGAAGTTCGGCAATTTCATTAAAATCAAAAGACCAAAGCAAAAGCTTTGCCGAATGCAAAGACCCAAGGCGTTTTTTAACCAGCTCGTTAATCAGACGATAATAAATGGTTGTGGATTCTGGGCTCATCCCACCAATAAGGCCAAGAATTTTCATACTAATTTTTAATTTGTTTAAAACATAAATTTTTATAAACTTTTACCATCATATTCAGTCACAGGAAATTTACTTACATCTATATCATCTAGGCAACGCACATTAATTGCACGCATAACTGTACCTTGAGGTAAGGTACCTTTACCAAACGAACTTATCCCACAATGTTTGCAAAAAAAATGATGAATATTTTTTTTACCAAATTGATAATCACCCAAGGATTCAGAACCTGATATTAATTTAAAATTTTCATCCGATGTAAAGGCCATTAAATGCCCCTTTTTAGAGCAAATTGAACAATTACAAGATACAACCTTATCAATTTCCATATTTACTTCAAAACGAACATTACCACAATGGCATCCACCTTTATATTGCATAAAAAACTCCTTAAAATTTAATTACCTTTTAAATCAACAATTGTTTCAAACCCACCATACACCATACGTTCAAAATCGAAAGGCATATCCTTACATTCATCTTTAAGACGTTGATCTGCCATAACCTTGGCGTTCACTTCATCCCGGTGGGCACGTGATTTAAAAACAATGAACGAAAATACAACTATTTCATCTTGCTTAGGATTCATTACTTTAGAAAATGACAACATACCATCTGCCACATTGGTATCTTCAGCCACATTTTCTTTAAAATCCAAGGCCCCATATTCAATCCAAATTTTAGCAGCTTTGGTTGCCAGTTGTTTATAAAGATCAATTTTATCTTTATGCACAGGAATTAAAAAACCGTCAACATATGTCATCAAATTCTCCTAATAAAAAATTTTTATCAATATAATAACAAAAGTTAATTTTAAATCTGATTTAAATTTGCTATTATTTAATCATTAATTATAAATACATTTTTTTAAAGGGCAATTTCATGAATTTTTTTAATGATAGGGAACTTGCTAGACGATTTAAAGCAGAAACCGTTCCCCCAAAAGAAAGATTTTATTATTTAATAATCTATATTTTATTTTTTGAAATTATTAATTCATCCTTATTTAATAATTGGATTAGTGAGGTAGAAGAACCTTCATGGTGGGTGGATGGGTTTAATTTAGCAATTATTTTCTTTGGTACCATTTTATGTTATTGTGCCAATGCAAAGGGTGATAATAAAGAATTTATTGAACGTTATATTTGTATTGGTTTTCCAATTGCAGTACAGGTTTTTATATTAGAAGTTGTACTTATTGGCATAATTAATTTTACAACTGGTTTGGGTATGTTTATCAGCAAAATGTGGTATATAGCAGCCATGGCAATAAATGGCACATCTCTTAGCCGCGGAGAAATTGATATTCAAGTACACAATATGTTTGGCAATATAATTACTGTAACAGAAATTGAAAATATGATATTAGAATTTATTGTAGGTCTTTATTTTTATCTGCGATTACGATCATCTATTAAAATAGCAGCGCACTAATTTTATGTAATGAAGGAAATTAAAAATAAATTTAATTTCCTTCATTTATTCTTTATAACTGTAATATTAATAATCCTATTGAAATATAAATTACAGCTTGCAAAGCACCCACCGCAACATT
The sequence above is a segment of the Alphaproteobacteria bacterium genome. Coding sequences within it:
- a CDS encoding DNA-3-methyladenine glycosylase I codes for the protein MPTQQKRCFWVNLDNQLYIDYHDHEWGVPIYDDQKLFEMIILEGAQAGLSWETVLKKRKAYQKHFLNFDAHKISKFTQKDIDKLCQNPEIIRNRLKIESTISNAKAFLKIKETESFSDFLWQFVDGKPIKNSWRQRGQVPAFTKESDLMSKELKKKGFRFVGSTICYAFMQAVGMVSDHTIDCFRYTKVNGKK
- a CDS encoding glutathione S-transferase N-terminal domain-containing protein encodes the protein MIELYSWPTPNGHKIHIALEELNLSYNLHPIDITKGDQFKSDFLKINPNNKIPALVDSDGPNQKPIAIFESGAILIYLAEKTGKLLSEDPIQRITTLQWLMFQMGGVGPMLGQIHHFRHYAPESIPYAIDRYTNEGKRLYKVLDQRLGSHEFLADDYSIADIATFPWIKLWPRQDININEFPNLKRWHDQINNRPAVQKGLKVFE
- a CDS encoding GNAT family N-acetyltransferase, which produces MEIGSVSLKGSRVHLIPMDINHLDDLYTAILADNKWQDTWKYRVEKVQTKEDLKNYMEIALAGVAKKEIIPFTIFDMELNKIVGTTRFADISTQGKFLEIGWTTISPEVMRTKVNTECKFLLLKHCFEDLQFVRVVFKTMSFNHRSQQAILRLGAKKEGEFRWVAQKDGEYVNVVYFSIIQPEWPEVKQKLEGFLFK
- a CDS encoding VOC family protein yields the protein MKKNTICLWYNHNAEEAAKFYAKVFPDSTVGAICRAPSDFPGGKAGDVLTVEFTVCDIPCLGLNGGDMFKHNEAFSFQIATENQKETDLYWNAIVNNGGTESVCGWCKDKWGISWQITPRVLTDAMAQGGDVAKRAFKAMMDMQKIDVAKIEAAIRG
- a CDS encoding aspartate/glutamate racemase family protein, whose product is MKILGLIGGMSPESTTIYYRLINELVKKRLGSLHSAKLLLWSFDFNEIAELQSAGNWDHATNLMIDAGLRLKKAGADALVICTNTMHKMVDAIEQETDLPLIHIADATAVVIKPRQVKEVGLLATRFTMEQDFYKNCLLKNGIKTITPNDMERTIIHDIIYNELCHGIVNEKSKTQYIEIINELIGQGAEGIILGCTEIGMLIKQEDVSVPVFDTTLLHAQAAVDFALS
- a CDS encoding GFA family protein, producing MQYKGGCHCGNVRFEVNMEIDKVVSCNCSICSKKGHLMAFTSDENFKLISGSESLGDYQFGKKNIHHFFCKHCGISSFGKGTLPQGTVMRAINVRCLDDIDVSKFPVTEYDGKSL
- a CDS encoding DUF1428 domain-containing protein; translated protein: MTYVDGFLIPVHKDKIDLYKQLATKAAKIWIEYGALDFKENVAEDTNVADGMLSFSKVMNPKQDEIVVFSFIVFKSRAHRDEVNAKVMADQRLKDECKDMPFDFERMVYGGFETIVDLKGN